The following are encoded together in the uncultured Sphaerochaeta sp. genome:
- the nusG gene encoding transcription termination/antitermination protein NusG produces the protein MAKGWYVVHTYSGYEQKIERIINKMRETDMDFALVCTDVKVPFETVVEVKEGVRREVKRKILPGYILVELDLPDTSWKTWCSHIKRIQGVTGFVSPSDSVKPQPLSAAEVKNLFQKTGDLPAEKVFKPKQTFSIGEQVRIIDGPFDSFTGVIEEVNLEKARMRVSVGIFGRSTPVEVDFLQVEKIL, from the coding sequence ATGGCTAAAGGCTGGTACGTAGTACACACATATTCTGGGTACGAACAGAAGATTGAGCGAATCATCAACAAGATGCGCGAGACCGATATGGACTTCGCGCTTGTTTGTACTGATGTCAAAGTACCTTTTGAAACCGTAGTAGAGGTTAAGGAAGGGGTGAGACGTGAGGTGAAGCGTAAGATTCTTCCTGGCTATATCCTGGTTGAGCTCGACCTGCCCGATACAAGTTGGAAGACCTGGTGTTCTCACATCAAACGTATACAGGGTGTTACTGGGTTTGTGAGCCCGAGTGACAGCGTTAAGCCGCAACCCTTATCAGCAGCTGAAGTGAAGAACCTCTTCCAGAAAACGGGCGATCTTCCTGCTGAGAAAGTGTTCAAACCTAAGCAGACCTTCTCCATTGGGGAGCAGGTACGCATTATTGACGGTCCTTTTGATTCCTTCACCGGGGTTATCGAGGAAGTCAATCTGGAAAAGGCCCGTATGCGGGTCAGCGTTGGAATTTTTGGACGCTCCACTCCGGTTGAGGTGGATTTCCTTCAAGTAGAAAAGATTCTGTAG
- the rplK gene encoding 50S ribosomal protein L11, with protein MAKKKVSAIIKLQCPAQKATPAPPIGPALGPHGVSAPKFVQEFNDKTKNYEPGLILPVIITVYADKSFTFILKTPPAAVLIKKALGLSSGSGSPNKVKVGKLSQDQLTEIATTKLKDLNANDIEAAKRIVAGTARSMGVEVEQ; from the coding sequence ATGGCAAAGAAAAAGGTGTCTGCAATTATTAAGTTGCAGTGCCCTGCCCAGAAGGCTACGCCGGCACCCCCAATCGGGCCCGCGCTTGGACCTCATGGTGTCAGTGCCCCTAAGTTTGTCCAGGAGTTCAATGACAAGACAAAGAACTACGAACCTGGGCTCATTCTTCCCGTTATCATCACTGTTTATGCCGACAAGAGCTTCACATTCATCCTGAAGACTCCCCCTGCTGCAGTACTCATCAAGAAGGCTCTCGGCCTGAGTAGTGGTAGTGGCAGTCCCAACAAGGTGAAGGTTGGCAAGCTCTCACAGGACCAGCTGACTGAAATTGCAACAACCAAATTGAAGGACCTCAATGCAAATGACATCGAGGCTGCAAAGAGAATTGTTGCTGGAACAGCCCGCAGTATGGGTGTAGAGGTGGAGCAATAG
- the rplA gene encoding 50S ribosomal protein L1 — MKHGKKYREAIKNVDREKLYTFDEAAALVKELAFASFDETVEVSVKLTLKKSQSVRDTVVLPNQFSAQKRILVFAKGEKAEEAREAGAAYVGDNDLIEKIRGGWMDFDVAVATPDMMKDVGRLGPILGRRGLMPNPKTQTVTFDVKGALAELSQGRVEFRSDKTNVVHLPIGKVSMDPALVSENAKSVVKEIVRKKPSDAKADFVVSIALSSTMGPGVRVNVKDMSATV, encoded by the coding sequence ATGAAACACGGAAAGAAGTATCGAGAAGCAATTAAAAATGTTGACCGTGAGAAGCTCTATACATTTGATGAAGCAGCAGCTTTGGTAAAAGAGCTTGCTTTTGCTTCATTTGATGAGACTGTTGAGGTCTCTGTTAAGCTGACCCTCAAGAAAAGCCAGAGTGTTCGTGACACGGTAGTCCTCCCCAATCAGTTTTCCGCCCAGAAGCGTATCCTTGTATTCGCTAAGGGAGAGAAGGCAGAAGAAGCTCGTGAAGCTGGTGCGGCCTATGTTGGCGACAATGACCTGATCGAGAAGATTCGCGGTGGTTGGATGGATTTTGATGTGGCAGTCGCCACTCCCGACATGATGAAGGATGTAGGTCGTCTTGGTCCGATTCTTGGTCGCAGAGGTTTGATGCCGAACCCCAAGACCCAGACTGTAACGTTCGACGTCAAGGGTGCTCTTGCTGAGCTTTCCCAAGGTCGTGTCGAGTTCCGTTCTGACAAGACCAACGTTGTTCACCTTCCCATCGGTAAGGTCTCCATGGATCCTGCTTTGGTAAGTGAAAACGCCAAATCTGTTGTCAAGGAAATCGTCCGTAAGAAACCATCTGACGCAAAGGCTGACTTCGTGGTCAGTATCGCACTTTCCTCCACCATGGGTCCGGGAGTCCGGGTCAATGTGAAGGATATGTCGGCCACGGTGTAA
- the rplJ gene encoding 50S ribosomal protein L10, protein MDHKTRITPAKEEAVKALKDEFSQYTGYIFTDYRGMTVEQITKLRRTLMEKDAAYRVVKNRFAKIALTDLDRTADEQLVGPTAIALVKGDEANVVAKDLFAIKKEGASIEVKGALLDGEFYNAEQIEAFSKLPTRLELIASLMGTMKAPVQKLAATLLAYVENNGGSVESASEEN, encoded by the coding sequence ATGGATCATAAAACTCGTATTACCCCTGCGAAGGAAGAGGCCGTCAAGGCTTTGAAGGATGAGTTCAGCCAGTACACCGGGTATATCTTCACCGATTATCGTGGCATGACTGTTGAGCAGATCACCAAGCTTCGTAGAACTCTTATGGAGAAGGATGCAGCATACCGTGTTGTTAAGAACCGGTTTGCAAAGATTGCACTCACCGACCTGGATAGAACTGCTGATGAGCAGCTTGTTGGACCCACCGCTATTGCTTTGGTGAAAGGTGATGAGGCCAATGTAGTTGCCAAGGATTTGTTTGCAATCAAGAAAGAGGGTGCTTCCATTGAAGTGAAAGGCGCTCTTCTTGATGGTGAATTCTACAATGCCGAACAGATTGAGGCATTCAGCAAGCTCCCAACCAGATTGGAACTGATTGCATCCTTGATGGGAACCATGAAGGCTCCCGTGCAGAAGCTGGCAGCAACCTTGCTTGCCTATGTCGAAAACAATGGTGGCTCAGTAGAGTCTGCCAGCGAAGAGAACTAG
- the rplL gene encoding 50S ribosomal protein L7/L12 yields MATKEEILESIASMSVMEVADLIKMMEEKFGVQAAAAAVAAGPAAAAEAVEEPTEFNVILKAADPSKKIAAIKEVRAITGLGLKEAKELVEAGDKVVKEAVSKADAEALKEKLEATGCTVEVKPVD; encoded by the coding sequence ATGGCTACTAAAGAAGAGATTTTGGAATCAATCGCAAGTATGTCCGTCATGGAGGTCGCTGACCTCATTAAAATGATGGAAGAGAAGTTCGGCGTCCAGGCTGCAGCTGCTGCTGTTGCTGCTGGTCCTGCAGCTGCTGCTGAAGCAGTTGAAGAGCCGACCGAATTCAACGTCATCCTCAAGGCTGCAGATCCTTCCAAGAAGATTGCTGCCATCAAGGAAGTTCGTGCTATCACCGGCCTCGGCCTGAAGGAAGCAAAGGAACTTGTTGAGGCTGGCGATAAGGTTGTCAAGGAAGCTGTCAGCAAGGCAGACGCAGAGGCACTCAAGGAGAAGCTTGAGGCTACTGGCTGTACTGTTGAGGTCAAGCCCGTTGACTAA
- the rpoB gene encoding DNA-directed RNA polymerase subunit beta, which produces MVANGKSITRTYIGSELHEVCELPNLIGVQLDSYERFLQLDRCLKGLAPDPSYGLEEVFQSTFPIDSPNGEMRLAYKGYTIDYDNIKFSQMECKKKGRSYSVPIKVTISLEFSNGEMREKEIFFGDIPLMTDRGTFIINGAERVVVSQIHRSPGVIFSNEKDVYSSRIIPYRGSWLEFEIDDKKHLIYTKIDRKKRILGTLFLRAIGLDTREKILEHFYTGEMVDLVDDGDFKSSLENRYLFKDVYATVDGASKKVLRAGDMLHAHEIDELLEQKVTSVELVNLRGESTLHSDMILNCFEIEDAKYTREGYDEPTKEDVLSPIFSVLMPGEMIAIERAERDLPDMFFSSRRYDLGSVGRYKFNKKFGTGSEEEEEMASTDLTVLTPQDIVNTMGFLIKVFIREENVDDIDHLGNRRVRSVGELLQNALKSAFARMERIAKERMNLESGSVKPQDLISIKPIIAAIKEFFGSSQLSQFMDQVNPLAELTHKRRLNALGPGGLSRDRAGFEVRDVHYTHYGRICPIETPEGPNIGLIVSLANYTRINQHGFLESPYRKVVNGVVSKQYRYLDANDEEKFFIAQANAKVDEDGNFIDKEIPVRRSGDYSTKPATDIKYIDVSPKQVLSVAASLIPFLEHDDANRALMGSNMQRQAVPLVFPETPRVGTGIEGKAAYDSGVLAKAKRAGTIAYVSAEKVVISVDDAEIEGEVDVYPIQKFQRTNQDTCFNQKPIVSFGQHVEAGAVLADGPATQEGELALGRNILVGFVPWHGYNYEDAVLISERVVKDDIFTSVHIKEFTTDIRETKLGPEKLTRDIPNTSEKMLEQLDEDGIVRIGTMVRPGSIMVGKVTPKSESDTTPEFKLLNSIFGEKAKEVRDTSLKVPHGTEGTVIDIQRLKRSNNDELPPGVEETVKVLIATKRKLRQGDKMAGRHGNKGVVSRILPEEDMPFMEDGTPLDVCLNPLGVPSRMNIGQLMETQLGWAAVKLGEWYSTPVFQSATMEQIEEKMRDAGLPENSKVKLYDGQTGVPFVNPVFCGYIYYLKLHHLVDDKMHARSTGPYSLVTQQPLGGKAQFGGQRLGEMEVWALEAYGAANTLQELLTIKSDDMNGRVKIYESIVKGEPASTAGMPEAFNVLVQEIRGLALDMSVYDSKGQQVPLTERDEELIAKQSKGSLN; this is translated from the coding sequence ATGGTTGCCAACGGCAAATCCATAACACGCACGTACATCGGTTCTGAACTACATGAAGTCTGTGAACTTCCCAACTTGATTGGAGTCCAGCTCGATTCCTACGAGAGGTTCTTACAGCTGGATCGCTGTCTGAAAGGACTGGCGCCAGATCCGTCGTACGGGCTGGAGGAAGTGTTCCAGTCAACATTCCCCATTGATAGTCCCAATGGCGAGATGCGTCTCGCTTACAAAGGGTATACAATCGACTATGACAACATCAAGTTCTCCCAAATGGAGTGCAAGAAGAAGGGTCGATCCTATAGTGTACCCATCAAAGTCACGATCAGCCTCGAATTCTCCAATGGAGAGATGAGAGAGAAGGAAATCTTTTTTGGGGATATCCCGCTGATGACCGATCGTGGCACCTTTATTATCAACGGAGCAGAGCGTGTTGTGGTCAGTCAGATCCACCGTTCTCCCGGTGTCATTTTTTCCAATGAAAAAGATGTCTACTCTTCCAGGATTATTCCCTACAGGGGTTCTTGGTTGGAGTTTGAGATTGATGATAAGAAGCATCTCATCTATACCAAGATTGATCGTAAGAAGCGTATCCTCGGTACGCTCTTCCTGCGTGCAATCGGGTTGGATACTCGTGAGAAGATTCTTGAGCACTTCTACACAGGTGAAATGGTTGACCTGGTAGATGATGGTGATTTCAAGTCAAGCTTGGAAAATCGTTATCTTTTCAAGGATGTCTATGCAACGGTTGATGGAGCATCCAAGAAAGTGCTCCGAGCTGGTGATATGCTGCATGCCCACGAGATTGATGAACTCCTTGAGCAGAAGGTAACTTCCGTTGAGTTGGTGAATCTCCGTGGGGAGAGTACGCTCCACAGCGATATGATTCTCAACTGTTTCGAGATCGAGGATGCAAAATACACCCGTGAAGGCTATGATGAGCCGACCAAGGAAGATGTCCTCTCTCCCATTTTCTCAGTCTTGATGCCTGGTGAAATGATAGCCATTGAGCGTGCAGAGCGTGACCTTCCGGACATGTTCTTCTCAAGCCGTCGCTATGACCTTGGGTCTGTAGGTCGATATAAATTCAACAAGAAGTTTGGAACTGGCAGTGAAGAGGAAGAAGAAATGGCTTCCACCGATCTGACCGTCCTTACTCCGCAGGATATCGTCAATACGATGGGATTCCTGATCAAGGTGTTTATCCGCGAGGAAAATGTCGATGACATTGACCACCTTGGCAATCGTCGTGTTCGTTCCGTTGGGGAGCTCCTGCAGAATGCCCTCAAGAGTGCGTTTGCCCGTATGGAGCGTATTGCAAAGGAGCGCATGAATCTCGAATCAGGTTCTGTAAAACCACAGGATCTTATCTCCATCAAGCCAATTATTGCGGCCATCAAGGAATTCTTCGGTAGTAGCCAGCTTTCCCAGTTCATGGACCAAGTCAACCCGCTTGCAGAGCTCACTCATAAAAGAAGGCTCAATGCTTTGGGACCAGGTGGTTTGAGCCGTGATCGTGCTGGATTTGAGGTACGTGACGTTCACTACACCCATTATGGAAGAATTTGTCCTATTGAGACTCCTGAAGGACCGAACATCGGTCTTATTGTCTCATTGGCAAACTATACCCGTATCAATCAGCACGGCTTCTTGGAATCCCCATACCGAAAGGTAGTCAACGGGGTCGTCTCCAAGCAGTACCGCTATCTTGATGCAAATGATGAGGAGAAGTTCTTCATTGCCCAGGCGAATGCCAAGGTTGATGAAGACGGTAACTTCATCGACAAGGAAATTCCGGTTCGCCGTAGTGGGGATTACTCCACAAAGCCGGCAACCGACATTAAATACATTGACGTCTCTCCCAAGCAGGTACTCAGTGTTGCAGCTTCCTTGATTCCATTCCTTGAGCACGATGACGCAAACCGTGCATTGATGGGATCAAACATGCAGCGCCAGGCTGTACCTCTTGTCTTCCCAGAAACGCCAAGAGTTGGTACAGGTATAGAAGGAAAGGCTGCTTACGATAGTGGCGTCCTGGCCAAGGCTAAACGAGCAGGAACAATTGCCTATGTCAGCGCTGAGAAAGTTGTGATCAGTGTTGATGATGCTGAGATTGAGGGTGAGGTTGATGTCTACCCGATCCAGAAGTTCCAGAGAACCAACCAAGATACCTGTTTTAACCAAAAACCGATTGTTTCCTTTGGGCAGCATGTTGAAGCTGGAGCAGTCCTTGCCGACGGTCCTGCAACCCAGGAAGGGGAGCTGGCTCTTGGTAGAAATATTCTCGTTGGATTCGTGCCTTGGCATGGGTACAACTATGAGGATGCGGTCTTGATCAGTGAGCGTGTTGTCAAGGATGATATTTTCACCAGTGTCCATATCAAGGAGTTCACCACAGATATTCGTGAGACCAAACTTGGTCCCGAGAAGCTGACCCGTGATATTCCAAACACCAGTGAAAAGATGCTTGAACAGCTTGATGAGGATGGTATCGTCCGCATAGGAACCATGGTTCGTCCTGGATCAATCATGGTTGGAAAGGTAACCCCGAAGAGTGAGAGTGATACAACCCCTGAATTCAAGTTGCTCAACTCAATCTTTGGTGAAAAGGCTAAAGAAGTCCGTGATACTTCCTTGAAGGTACCCCATGGTACCGAAGGAACAGTCATCGACATCCAGCGTTTGAAACGTAGTAACAATGATGAGCTTCCCCCAGGTGTTGAGGAGACCGTCAAGGTTCTCATTGCAACCAAGCGAAAACTTCGACAGGGTGATAAGATGGCTGGTCGACACGGAAACAAGGGTGTTGTTAGCCGGATCCTTCCTGAAGAGGATATGCCGTTCATGGAGGATGGTACCCCGCTTGATGTTTGTTTGAACCCGCTCGGTGTTCCATCCCGAATGAATATTGGTCAGTTGATGGAGACTCAGCTGGGCTGGGCAGCTGTCAAGCTGGGTGAATGGTATTCCACTCCGGTTTTCCAGAGTGCCACCATGGAACAGATTGAGGAGAAGATGCGCGACGCAGGTCTTCCTGAGAACTCCAAGGTCAAGCTCTATGATGGACAGACGGGTGTACCGTTCGTCAATCCGGTATTCTGTGGTTACATCTATTACCTGAAATTGCACCACTTGGTTGATGATAAGATGCATGCTCGTTCCACAGGACCTTACTCGCTGGTT